A single region of the Anopheles funestus chromosome X, idAnoFuneDA-416_04, whole genome shotgun sequence genome encodes:
- the LOC125763699 gene encoding uncharacterized protein LOC125763699: MSYTAEEKIKLAGEDSKDRLYEAKQNQKAIRILTVAAYVLCVSLVAIMLSLYYIFFWDPSTNPMQQKTQTIDTLIIPDHLAIRLANRSEVPASRFFHSFYQHLVQDRVVKIRKEVQISESTNLTRLIELYHQQQQQQYKQRRPEKLARKHAMHRGSGGTDGQLSYQVQSEQQSSVSDGPRLNTDEDDGSDDYEQSGNYELYSNHTTIQLDADETEQQ, encoded by the exons ATGAGCTACACGGCGGAAGAGAAAATTAAGCTCGCGGGCGAAGACTCGAAGGATCGGCTGTACGAGGCGAAGCAGAATCAGAAGGCGATACGCATCCTTACAGTAGCGGCATACGTACTGTGCGTATCGCTTGTCGCTATCATGCTGTCGCTGTACTACATCTTCTTCTGGGATCCGAGCACAAATCCGATGCAGCAGAAAACGCAAACGATCG ATACCCTTATCATACCGGATCACCTGGCAATACGGTTGGCGAATCGCAGTGAGGTGCCAGCGAGCCGCTTTTTTCACAGCTTCTACCAGCACCTGGTGCAGGACCGGGTGGTCAAGATTAGAAAGGAGGTACAGATCTCGGAGTCGACCAATCTAACCAGGCTCATTGAGCTgtaccatcagcagcagcagcagcagtacaaGCAACGACGTCCGGAGAAGCTGGCCCGCAAACATGCAATGCACCGTGGTTCGGGCGGTACCGACGGTCAGCTGTCGTATCAGGTGCAGTCCGAACAGCAAAGTTCGGTTAGTGACGGTCCCCGGTTGAACACGGACGAGGACGATGGTAGCGATGATTATGAGCAGAGCGGTAACTACGAGCTGTACTCTAACCACACCACCATACAGCTCGATGCGGACGAAACAGAGCAACAGTGA
- the LOC125762784 gene encoding transient receptor potential channel pyrexia isoform X1 codes for MDTVRFSIIENEMRWEDEYRMYYQEADDGSEPTDSAGRFRLSISSESDVGGVEISSPNQPHDFGSGREGQEEIWAYADIESGLKDLPGGERMAELLVCSIVPASDILQDTNEQRDTVLLLAVWYSKHDLLRKVLALEGANANVCDTAGRTALHLGCYIGDYKATELLLQHGAKAQCWDREKTATPLHCAASCGSLECVTLLLAQNVDINAGIEKHSALHYAVMRNSKRCVEYLLKHGANPNTPQVYTQTPLHVAAALGYSECMELLITHGADARSQYGQKKITALHLAASENYLDCVRLLVAAGANIDARNRDQQTPLHLACLSQCHETVTYLIAHRADVHAVYRDGRTALHASIVKESRFWDCTLSLLKAKVDVNRADNFGYTPLHIAALNEFSTCVYMLIEYGADITARTNGGVSALSFIIRRTPEIIPRYVDKLDAAISVNSIHEIGDVDCEIRLDFRLLVPNNDRGETELLLAFIEVGQKRILKHPLCETFLLLKWRRIRKFFIFSLFYHGLFVLLFTAYVLGVYVQDCRADHCTAPTYIPAIGYMIILFNLVLLTKEIFQMMHGFVSYVRYWENWLQWSIVIGIFLCTHNTLNESNAIMNWQHHVAAVVIFLAWLELMMLVGRFPIFGLYVQMFTTVAVNFSKFLMAYCCLLVAFGLSFCVLFPNYIAFKEIPRSLLKTIVMMAGELEFEDIFYGENLKIEYPATAHGMFLAFVLLVTVILTNLLVGLAVSDIQGLQQSAGLDRLSRQAELISRLESLMFSRLLRKAPIRIWAIFQKIALLKTSRCRLHFRVKPNDPREKRIPRELITSIYKLVAERRERNQSIRRRRTYRNMQTFNNFLLDEADTAAVTLRRKHFKTVNKKRTISDNPYGGMRPDTMPPVVPARQSSTGASLKMLEENQKTILKRLDELSKDLDIVKSRIKKP; via the exons ATGGATACGGTGCGCTTTTCAATCATA GAAAATGAAATGCGCTGGGAGGACGAGTATCGTATGTACTATCAGGAAGCAGATGATGGTAGCGAACCGACGGATAGTGCCGGTCGCTTTCGGTTGAGCATATCGAGCGAGAGTGATGTCGGTGGTGTGGAAATCTCATCACCGAACCAACCGCACGATTTCGGCAGTGGACGCGAAGGCCAGGAAGAGATCTGGGCGTACGCCGATATAGAGAGTGGATTGAAGGATCTGCCTGGAGGTGAACGGATGGCGGAACTGCTAGTATGCAGTATAGTACCGGCCAGTGACATCTTGCAGGATACTAACGAGCAGCGGGATACTGTACTACTACTAGCGGTTTGGTACAGCAAGCACGATCTGTTGCGGAAGGTACTCGCACTAGAAGGTGCTAATGCGAACGTTTGTGATACGGCTGGTCGGACGGCACTACATCTCggttgctacattggtgattACAAAGCGACGGAACTGTTACTGCAGCACGGCGCAAAGGCTCAATGTTGGGATCGGGAGAAAACGGCCACACCGTTGCACTGTGCCGCCAG TTGTGGCAGTCTGGAATGTGTCACCTTACTACTCGCACAGAACGTCGACATTAACGCCGGCATTGAGAAGCACTCGGCCCTACATTATGCGGTAATGCGCAACAGCAAGCGATGCGTCGAATATCTGCTAAAGCACGGTGCCAATCCAAACACACCACAGGTGTATACGCAAACACCACTGCATGTGGCAGCCGCACTCGGGTATAGCGAATGTATGGAGCTGCTGATAACACACGGTGCCGATGCACGGTCCCAGTACGGTCAAAAGAAGATTACCGCCCTGCATCTGGCTGCTTCGGAGAATTATCTGGACTGTGTGCGCTTGTTGGTAGCGGCCGGGGCTAATATCGATGCACGCAATCGTGACCAACAGACACCGCTACACCTAGCCTGTCTGTCACAGTGTCACGAAACCGTCACATATCTAATCGCGCACCGGGCCGATGTGCATGCGGTCTATCGAGATGGTCGAACCGCACTGCACGCATCGATCGTGAAGGAGTCCCGCTTCTGGGACTGTACACTGAGCCTGCTGAAGGCAAAGGTGGACGTGAACCGGGCAGATAACTTCGGCTACACGCCATTGCACATTGCGGCACTGAACGAATTCAGCACGTGCGTGTACATGCTGATCGAGTACGGTGCGGATATTACCGCCCGGACGAACGGTGGTGTATCGGCACTGTCATTCATCATACGCCGCACGCCGGAAATAATACCGCGCTATGTCGATAAGCTCGATGCGGCTATTAGCGTGAACAGCATACACGAGATCGGAGACGTGGACTGTGAGATACGGCTCGACTTTCGGCTGCTCGTGCCCAACAATGATCGGGGTGAGACGGAGTTGCTGCTCGCCTTCATCGAGGTCGGCCAGAAGCGCATCCTGAAGCATCCACTGTGCGAAACGTTTCTGCTTTTAAAATGGCGCCGCATTAGAAAGTTTTTCATCTTTAGCCTCTTTTACCACGGGTTGTTTGTGCTGCTGTTTACCGCCTACGTGCTCGGTGTGTACGTGCAGGACTGCAGGGCGGACCACTGTACGGCTCCCACGTACATACCGGCCATCGGGTACATGATCATTCTGTTCAATCTGGTACTGCTGACGAAGGAAATCTTCCAAATGATGCACGGTTTCGTAAGCTACGTCCGGTACTGGGAAAACTGGCTGCAGTGGAGCATCGTGATCGGAATATTTCTCTGCACG CACAACACACTAAATGAATCGAACGCCATCATGAACTGGCAGCATCATGTAGCTGCGGTAGTCATATTCTTGGCCTGGCTCGAGCTGATGATGCTGGTCGGCCGTTTTCCCATCTTCGGACTGTACGTGCAAATGTTCACGACTG TGGCGGTTAACTTTTCCAAGTTTCTGATGGCATACTGCTGTTTGTTGGTCGCATTCGGTCTCAGCTTCTGTGTGCTTTTCCCCAACTATATCGCCTTCAAAGAGATACCACGCTCGCTGCTTAAAACCATCGTCATGATGGCGGGCGAACTTGAGTTCGAAGATATCTTTTATGGTGAAAACCTAAAGATCGAGTACCCGGCTACCGCACACGGTATGTTTCTCGCATTTGTCCTGCTGGTGACCGTCATCCTTACCAATCTGCTGGTCGGTTTGGCCGTCAGCGACATTCAGGGATTGCAGCAATCGGCCGGACTGGACCGATTATCCCGCCAGGCGGAACTAATCTCGCGCCTCGAAAGTCTCATGTTTTCACGTCTATTGCGCAAAGCACCGATAAGAATATGGGCCATCTTTCAGAAGATAGCGTTACTGAAAACGTCCCGCTGTCGGTTACATTTTCGCGTCAAACCGAATGATCCGCGTGAAAAACGG ATCCCGCGAGAGCTTATTACCTCCATCTACAAGCTGGTGGCAGAACGGCGTGAACGAAATCAATCGATTAGGCGAAGGCGAACCTACCGCAACATGCAAACGTTCAACAACTTCCTGCTGGACGAAGCGGACACGGCCGCAGTCACGTTGCGGCGAAAGCACTTCAAAACTGTCAACAAGAAGCGCACCATATCAGACAACCCGTATGGTGGCATGCGACCGGACACGATGCCACCGGTAGTGCCAGCACGCCAATCCTCTACCGGTGCTTCGTTGAAAATGCtcgaagaaaatcaaaaaaccatACTAAAACGGTTGGATGAGCTGAGCAAAGACCTCGACATTGTGAAAAGTAGAATTAAAAAACCCTAA
- the LOC125762784 gene encoding transient receptor potential channel pyrexia isoform X2 has product MDTENEMRWEDEYRMYYQEADDGSEPTDSAGRFRLSISSESDVGGVEISSPNQPHDFGSGREGQEEIWAYADIESGLKDLPGGERMAELLVCSIVPASDILQDTNEQRDTVLLLAVWYSKHDLLRKVLALEGANANVCDTAGRTALHLGCYIGDYKATELLLQHGAKAQCWDREKTATPLHCAASCGSLECVTLLLAQNVDINAGIEKHSALHYAVMRNSKRCVEYLLKHGANPNTPQVYTQTPLHVAAALGYSECMELLITHGADARSQYGQKKITALHLAASENYLDCVRLLVAAGANIDARNRDQQTPLHLACLSQCHETVTYLIAHRADVHAVYRDGRTALHASIVKESRFWDCTLSLLKAKVDVNRADNFGYTPLHIAALNEFSTCVYMLIEYGADITARTNGGVSALSFIIRRTPEIIPRYVDKLDAAISVNSIHEIGDVDCEIRLDFRLLVPNNDRGETELLLAFIEVGQKRILKHPLCETFLLLKWRRIRKFFIFSLFYHGLFVLLFTAYVLGVYVQDCRADHCTAPTYIPAIGYMIILFNLVLLTKEIFQMMHGFVSYVRYWENWLQWSIVIGIFLCTHNTLNESNAIMNWQHHVAAVVIFLAWLELMMLVGRFPIFGLYVQMFTTVAVNFSKFLMAYCCLLVAFGLSFCVLFPNYIAFKEIPRSLLKTIVMMAGELEFEDIFYGENLKIEYPATAHGMFLAFVLLVTVILTNLLVGLAVSDIQGLQQSAGLDRLSRQAELISRLESLMFSRLLRKAPIRIWAIFQKIALLKTSRCRLHFRVKPNDPREKRIPRELITSIYKLVAERRERNQSIRRRRTYRNMQTFNNFLLDEADTAAVTLRRKHFKTVNKKRTISDNPYGGMRPDTMPPVVPARQSSTGASLKMLEENQKTILKRLDELSKDLDIVKSRIKKP; this is encoded by the exons ATGGATACG GAAAATGAAATGCGCTGGGAGGACGAGTATCGTATGTACTATCAGGAAGCAGATGATGGTAGCGAACCGACGGATAGTGCCGGTCGCTTTCGGTTGAGCATATCGAGCGAGAGTGATGTCGGTGGTGTGGAAATCTCATCACCGAACCAACCGCACGATTTCGGCAGTGGACGCGAAGGCCAGGAAGAGATCTGGGCGTACGCCGATATAGAGAGTGGATTGAAGGATCTGCCTGGAGGTGAACGGATGGCGGAACTGCTAGTATGCAGTATAGTACCGGCCAGTGACATCTTGCAGGATACTAACGAGCAGCGGGATACTGTACTACTACTAGCGGTTTGGTACAGCAAGCACGATCTGTTGCGGAAGGTACTCGCACTAGAAGGTGCTAATGCGAACGTTTGTGATACGGCTGGTCGGACGGCACTACATCTCggttgctacattggtgattACAAAGCGACGGAACTGTTACTGCAGCACGGCGCAAAGGCTCAATGTTGGGATCGGGAGAAAACGGCCACACCGTTGCACTGTGCCGCCAG TTGTGGCAGTCTGGAATGTGTCACCTTACTACTCGCACAGAACGTCGACATTAACGCCGGCATTGAGAAGCACTCGGCCCTACATTATGCGGTAATGCGCAACAGCAAGCGATGCGTCGAATATCTGCTAAAGCACGGTGCCAATCCAAACACACCACAGGTGTATACGCAAACACCACTGCATGTGGCAGCCGCACTCGGGTATAGCGAATGTATGGAGCTGCTGATAACACACGGTGCCGATGCACGGTCCCAGTACGGTCAAAAGAAGATTACCGCCCTGCATCTGGCTGCTTCGGAGAATTATCTGGACTGTGTGCGCTTGTTGGTAGCGGCCGGGGCTAATATCGATGCACGCAATCGTGACCAACAGACACCGCTACACCTAGCCTGTCTGTCACAGTGTCACGAAACCGTCACATATCTAATCGCGCACCGGGCCGATGTGCATGCGGTCTATCGAGATGGTCGAACCGCACTGCACGCATCGATCGTGAAGGAGTCCCGCTTCTGGGACTGTACACTGAGCCTGCTGAAGGCAAAGGTGGACGTGAACCGGGCAGATAACTTCGGCTACACGCCATTGCACATTGCGGCACTGAACGAATTCAGCACGTGCGTGTACATGCTGATCGAGTACGGTGCGGATATTACCGCCCGGACGAACGGTGGTGTATCGGCACTGTCATTCATCATACGCCGCACGCCGGAAATAATACCGCGCTATGTCGATAAGCTCGATGCGGCTATTAGCGTGAACAGCATACACGAGATCGGAGACGTGGACTGTGAGATACGGCTCGACTTTCGGCTGCTCGTGCCCAACAATGATCGGGGTGAGACGGAGTTGCTGCTCGCCTTCATCGAGGTCGGCCAGAAGCGCATCCTGAAGCATCCACTGTGCGAAACGTTTCTGCTTTTAAAATGGCGCCGCATTAGAAAGTTTTTCATCTTTAGCCTCTTTTACCACGGGTTGTTTGTGCTGCTGTTTACCGCCTACGTGCTCGGTGTGTACGTGCAGGACTGCAGGGCGGACCACTGTACGGCTCCCACGTACATACCGGCCATCGGGTACATGATCATTCTGTTCAATCTGGTACTGCTGACGAAGGAAATCTTCCAAATGATGCACGGTTTCGTAAGCTACGTCCGGTACTGGGAAAACTGGCTGCAGTGGAGCATCGTGATCGGAATATTTCTCTGCACG CACAACACACTAAATGAATCGAACGCCATCATGAACTGGCAGCATCATGTAGCTGCGGTAGTCATATTCTTGGCCTGGCTCGAGCTGATGATGCTGGTCGGCCGTTTTCCCATCTTCGGACTGTACGTGCAAATGTTCACGACTG TGGCGGTTAACTTTTCCAAGTTTCTGATGGCATACTGCTGTTTGTTGGTCGCATTCGGTCTCAGCTTCTGTGTGCTTTTCCCCAACTATATCGCCTTCAAAGAGATACCACGCTCGCTGCTTAAAACCATCGTCATGATGGCGGGCGAACTTGAGTTCGAAGATATCTTTTATGGTGAAAACCTAAAGATCGAGTACCCGGCTACCGCACACGGTATGTTTCTCGCATTTGTCCTGCTGGTGACCGTCATCCTTACCAATCTGCTGGTCGGTTTGGCCGTCAGCGACATTCAGGGATTGCAGCAATCGGCCGGACTGGACCGATTATCCCGCCAGGCGGAACTAATCTCGCGCCTCGAAAGTCTCATGTTTTCACGTCTATTGCGCAAAGCACCGATAAGAATATGGGCCATCTTTCAGAAGATAGCGTTACTGAAAACGTCCCGCTGTCGGTTACATTTTCGCGTCAAACCGAATGATCCGCGTGAAAAACGG ATCCCGCGAGAGCTTATTACCTCCATCTACAAGCTGGTGGCAGAACGGCGTGAACGAAATCAATCGATTAGGCGAAGGCGAACCTACCGCAACATGCAAACGTTCAACAACTTCCTGCTGGACGAAGCGGACACGGCCGCAGTCACGTTGCGGCGAAAGCACTTCAAAACTGTCAACAAGAAGCGCACCATATCAGACAACCCGTATGGTGGCATGCGACCGGACACGATGCCACCGGTAGTGCCAGCACGCCAATCCTCTACCGGTGCTTCGTTGAAAATGCtcgaagaaaatcaaaaaaccatACTAAAACGGTTGGATGAGCTGAGCAAAGACCTCGACATTGTGAAAAGTAGAATTAAAAAACCCTAA